DNA from Paraburkholderia sp. PGU19:
ATCGTTTCGCCGAGCTTGTCGAGGTCTTCGACGGTGCGGCGCGTGACGCGCGCGGCGGCTTCCTTGCCCATCGCGTGCACCATCGTGCCGGGCGCATCGAGCGCGACGATCCGGTTCGCCTGATAGCCGTGCGCGAGGAACGCGCCCGACATCGCGGGACCGACGATCAGCGCAACCACAGGATGCCCGGCGTCGCGCGCGCTCGCATACGCATCGACGGCCGACGCACACGCCAGATGAATGCCGAGCGTCTCTTCGCGATACCCATACGCCTGGCTTTTCACATCGACGATCGCGACGATGGGGCGCTTGTGTTCCGACGACGCATCGCGCGCCACCGCTTCGCGCACCGCTTGCGCAAGCTTCCAGCCCTGTTCGAGTCCGACGACGTTGTCGCGCGCACGTGGAAAGCGATTGTCGGGGTCGGGGACGACGGAGAAGAAGGCTGCCGTTTCATCGCCAAGCGACGCCTCGCCGGACCAGACGGGCGCGGCCGTCGACGTGTCGCCTGCGAGCGCCCTGAACCAGCGCATGCCGCGCGTCAGTACCGTATCGCTCATTATTGCTCCTTGCGCGGCGTGGCCGCTTCGTTTGGCTTGAACACATCGCGCATCGTTTCGGGCGTGACATCGGCGGGATCGATGCGCGCGAGCCGCTCCAGATACTCAGCCACCTGTTCGGTGCGATGCGCCGCCGGCACACCGCGCGCGAACGCATCGCGAACCGCTGCCTGGACTGCGTGCGCGTCGTCGTCGACGAGCGCGTCGGCGAGTCCCGTCGCCGTGCGCTGCTCGCCGCCGATCATCTGCCACACGCGGCGCCGGTCGCTCGAATCGAGTTCCTCGATGCCCGCCTCCTGTTCGATCACTTCGGGGCCGTTCATGCCGAGGCGTCCCTGTTTCGTCGCGATCAGATACGAGCACAGCCCGGCCGCGAGCGACATGCCGCCGAAGCATCCAACCATGCCCGCGATCACGCCGACCACGGGCACGTATCGCCGCAACGCGACGATCGCCGCCTGCATCTCCGCGATCACGGCCAGCCCAAGATTCGCTTCCTGCAAGCGCACGCCGCCCGTTTCGAACAGCACGACGGGCCGCACGATCTTGCCGCGCTCGCAATCGCGCAACGCGAGTTCCAGCGCCGCCGCGATCTTGCTGCCAGAGACTTCGCCGATGCTGCCGCCCTGGAACGCCGACTCGATCGCGGCGATCACGGCCGGCTGGCCGTCGATCGTGCCGCGCGCGATCACCGCGCCGTCGTCCGCCTGGCAGACGATGCCTTGCAACGGCAGCCACGGCGATTCGATGCGGTCGAACGGACCGAGCAGTTCGCGGAACGTGCCTGCGTCGAGCAGCGCGCGGGCGCGCTCGCGTGCCGTCAGTTCGATGAAGCTGTCGCGCAGCACCGGCATCGATGGCGGGTTGTGTGTCGTCACCGTGCTCATGAGCTTGCTCCGTCCTCTGCCGCTTCGATGGCCTCCGCGAGACGCAGCGCCACCACGCCCGGCGTCGCGCCGAAGTCGTTGATCTCGATCTGCGCCGCGCCGTCATAGCGCGTGAAGAAGCGGTCGAGCACGCTCTTCCAGATGTGCCCGTAGCCATCGACGCTGGTGCGCACGGTCACGGTTGCCTGCATCGCGCCGGCGGGCGACAGCAACACTTCGAGATCGCCCGAGCCGACGACGCCCACATGCGAGCGCGTCGTGATCGCGCGTTGCGCCGGATAATCGAAAGTCATCTGTTCCATCAGTTTTCAGCTCCCGCTGGGGCGTGACGCGCCAGCTTGTCGATGAAGAGGGTGGCGGCGAGCAGATCGGCTGCGCCGCCAGGAGAAGCGTTGAGCGAAAGCAAGTCGGTTTCGAGCGTGTCGAACGCGGCGCGTCCCGCCGCCGTCGTGACGCCGCCCGCCGCGAGCACGGCGCGCGCGCCGCGTTGGCCCGCATGCAGGCCGGCGAGACCGGCGCGATGCAACAGGCAGGTATCGTCGAGCGAGGCCATGATCGCGAGCAGCGTGTCGACACGCGCGGCGTTTTCGCCGATGCCTGTCGAGCGCGCCGCGCGCAACGCGGGCAGACCGACGCCGATCACGTGCGGGAAACCGTCCTGCGCTTCCTGGCGCGCGCCGCCGACGTTGAACCGTTGACGCACGCGCTCGCCATGACTGTCGGCAGGTGCGGCGAAGCGGTCGGGAAAGCAGGCGATCTGCGCGCCGAGTTCGCAGACGCGCGCGGCGTGCGAATGCGTGCGCTCATACGGAAGCAGTTCGCGCAAAGTGTTGTCGTCGTCATCGTCAGCGATTGCTGCGCCCGCGACCAGCAGGCCGACGATCCAGATCGCGCCGCGATGCGCATTGCTGCCGTTCGTCGCGCGCATCATGTCCAGTTCGCCCGCGCGTCCGATCTGCGCGAGTTCAGCGCGCAGCGTCGCCGACGGCAGGCGGCCACGCGATGCACGCGCCAGCGCCGCGAAACTCGGTTCGAGCGAGCGTGCGGAGCGCAGCATCAGCGGCAAGTCCAGATCGCGATGCGCACCGCTGCCGCGCCCATCGACGAGCGCGGGCTTCGGCGTCAGCTGCGCTTCTTCGATCAGCGACTCGACTGCGAATCGCGCGAGCGTGGCATCGCACGGCGCGGCATCGACGCGAGGCAGGCAGCGGGCGTTGGCACGCTGAAGCGTGCCCGCGTCGAGCGGGATAGCGTATGGCAAGGCCATCGCATCACCAGCTGCGGAAACGTGCCGGCGGCGTGTAGAGCCCGCCCGACCAGGTCACGAGATCGTCGATGCTGCGCGCCGCGAGCAGCGAACGCTTCGCTTCGCCGCGCCGGATGCCGAGATCTTCCGGATACGCGACGATGCCCCGGCGGCGCAGTTCGGCCGTCTTTTCGGGCTTCGCGCGCAAGCCGATCGGCGTCACGCCGGCGACGGCCGCGACCGCCGCGCGCCGCTCTTCGACGCCTTCGGCCTTGTGCAGATGCGCGATGCCTTCTTCCGTCACGACATGGCTGACGTCGTCGCCGTAGATCATCACGGGCGCGATGGGCATGCCGCTTTTCGCGCCGACAGCGACGGCGTCGAGTTCATCGACGAAGGTTGGCTCGCCGCCTTTCTTGTACGTTTCCGCCAGTTGCACGACGAGTTTCTTGCCACGCGACATGGGGCCTTCGTCTTTCAGCAGCTTGAGCCAGGCTTCGCTCGAATGACGGCGGCCGCGCGGATCGTGGCCCATGTTCGGCGCGCCGCCGAAGCCCGCCAGACGCCCGCGCGTGACCGTCGACGAATTCGCATCGCCGTCTATCTGCAGCGTCGAGCCGATGAACAGATCGACGCCGTATTGCCCGGCCAGCTGGCACAGCACGCGGTTCGAGCGCAGCGTGCCGTCGCTGCCCGTGAAGAACACGTCGGGGCGCGCTTCGACGTACGCTTCCATGCCGACTTCGCTGCCGAAGCAATGCACGCTTTCGACCCAACCCGATTCGATGGCCGGAATCAACGTGGGATGCGGATTGAGTGTCCAGTTGCGGCAGATCTTGCCCTTCAGTCCGAGCGATTCGCCGTAAGTGGGCAGCAGCAGTTCGATGGCGGCCGTGTCGAAGCCGATGCCGTGATTCAACGACGTCACGCCGTAAGGCTCGTAGATGCCCTTGATGACCATCATCGCGGTGAGCACCTGCAAATCGCCGATATGGCGCGGATCGCGTGTGAACAGCGGCTCGACCGCGAATGGTCGGTCGGCCTCGACGACCACGTCGACCCAGGAAGCGGGAATATCGACGCGCGGCAGTTCATCGACGATTTCGTTGACCTGCACGATCACGATGCCATGCCGGAACGCGGCGGCTTCGGCGATGGTCGGCGTGTCTTCCGTGTTCGGGCCGGTATAGAGATTGCCGTGCCGGTCGGCTTTTTCCGCGCACAGCAGCGCGACGTTCGGCGTGAGGTCGACGAACATACGCGCGTACAGTTCGACATACGTATAGATCGCGCCGATTTCGAGCTGGCCGTCTTCGAGCAGTTGCGCGACGCGCAGGCTCTGCGGGCCAGCAAACGCGAAATCGACCTTGTGCGCAATGTTCCTTTCGAAGAGCGTCAGATGCTCCGGGCGGCTGATGCTCGAAATCAGCAGGTGCACGTCGTGCACTTTTTGCGGATCGACCTTCGCGAACGAGCGCGACAGAAAGTCCGCCTGCTTCTGGTTGTCGCCTTCGAGCGCGACGCGATCGCCGGGGCGGATCAGCGTTTCGAGCGCATCGACGATGCGGTGCGCGGGCAGGATGCCGCCTTCGAGCCAGGGCTCGATCGCGGCGAGCCTGCGTTGCTTCTCGTCGCGCTTGGTGGTCCAGGAACGCGCCGCGGATGAACCCGCGGGCGCTCCTGTTGACTGTGCCAGTTCGAGCCTGGTTGATTCGATTCGCTGATTCATCGGTGCTTCAACTCCCGATAGTGGTTGGAGTGCGCGCGGGCCGTCCGCGCTTTCTGCGCGGGGTGGCCGCGGCGGCTTCCGCCTGCGCGCGTTCCGTCAAGAAACGATAGACCAGCTCGCCCGTGCCCAGCAGGTGAGCGGAGATGAGCGACTGGGCGGCGGCGATGTCCTTGCGCTCGACGGCGGAGAGGATGTCCAGGTGTTCGGCATCAGATTCGCCCTTGTACGCGGGCAACCCGAATTTCAGCCTCAGATAGCGCTCGCCGCGCCGATGCAGCGCCGCGATCATCTCCGCGAGCTGAGGGCGGTTGGCGGGCGCATACAGGGCGGTGTGGAACGCTTCGTTGCGCGCCACATAGAGGGTAGGGTCCGGCTCGCTCTCGGCGGCTTTGCAAAGCGCCGCCGCTTCGCGCAGCGACTCGGGCGTGTGATTCGGAATGGCCAGCGTGATGGCGAGGCTTTCGAGCGCCGAGCGGATCTCATAGATCTCGCGCGCCTCGGCGGGCGAGAGCCGCGCGACGGTCGCGCCCTTGTTCAGCTCGACTTTCACCCAGCCTTCGCTTTCCAGCTGACGCAGCGCTTCGCGCACGGGAATTGCGCTGACCGAGAAGTGCCGCGCGATTGCGTCCTGCCGCAGCGGCGCGCCAGGCTCGAGTGCGCCTTCGACGATTGCCGTACGCAGCGCCTCCGCGATTACACGCGAAGTGCTGGGCCGCGGCTCATGCGCCGTGGGCAGCAAGGGGACGCGCGGGGCGCTGTCCAGGGGAAAACCACCGGTTGCGTTGTTCATGACATCAAATATTATATATAAAAACGACGAATTTCTAGCGGGCAAACCCGGGGTTTTCATAAAGGCACGGCACTGACGCGTGCTCTCCCTCGCATGCGGCGGCCCGCATGCGAGGGAGCCGTTGTGCCGTGACGGTCACCCAATCCAACCGTAGTACATGGAGGAGCAGGAGCATGTTGAATTCTTCGATAACGGACCGTGCGGGGACCGTGCGGCAGAAGACGCCGCTCAACCGGTCGCAGATCGCCGGTTTTTGGGGTGCGTGGGCGGGCTGGACGCTGGACGGCATGGACTCGTTCATTTACGCGCTGGTGCTGACGCCGGCGCTGACTGAATTGCTGCCGCGCTCGGGCTATGCGGCGACGCCTGCGAATGTCGGGCTTGCCGGTTCGATCCTGTTTGCGCTCTTCCTGGTGGGTTGGGGGCTGTCGTTCATCTGGGGGCCGCTCGCGGACCGTTTCGGTCGAACGAAAGTGCTGGCGGGCACGATCTTCACGTTCGCTATCTTTACCGGGCTGTCGGCTACGGCGCACAACGTGTGGGAGTTGGGCATTTATCGCTTCATCGCGGGCGTGGGCATTGGCGGCGAATGGGCGCTGGCGGGGACCTATGTCGCCGAGGCGTGGCCTGAGGATCGCCGCAAGATGGGCGCGGGCTATCTGCAGACGGGTTATTACGCGGGCTTTTTCCTGGCTGCCGCGCTCAACTACACGATCGGCGTGCACTTCGGATGGCGTGCGATGTTCCTGACGGGGGCAGTGCCCGTGGTCGTCGCGATCATGATTCTCACGCGGGTGAAGGAGTCGGACAAATGGCAACGTGCCGAAGCGCGCGACGTGGCGCGCGTGAGCCCGATGCGCGAGATTTTTGGGCCGACGTATCGGCGGCGTACCTGGGTCATGTGTGCGCTGTTGACGATCGCGATTATTGGGTTGTGGGCGGGGGCGGTGTATGAGCCTTCGGCGGTGATTCAGCTGGCGACGCGGGCTGGGATGGCGAGGCCCGAAGCGTTGAAGATGGCTTCGATCGCGACGGGGTTGCTGTCGATCGGGACGATTCTTGGGTGTCTTGCGTTGCCGCCGCTTGCTGAGCGGTTTGGGCGCAAGAAGACGCTTGCTGTGTATTTTGCCGGGATGGCGGTGGCGATTATTGGCAGCTTTGGGTGGGCTTTTTATTTGCCTAACGGGTTGGCGCCGTTTATTGCCTGGCTGTTTGTGCTTGGGTTCTTTGGTGGGAATTTTGCGTTGTTTAGCCTGTGGCTGCCTGAACTGTTCGAAACGCGTGTTCGCGCGACGGCTTTTGCTTTTTGTACTTCGTTTGGGCGGTTTGTCGGGGCTGGGGTGAATTTTCTGCTCGGGGCGGCGGTGCTCAGCATGCATACGCTTGGGGTGCCTGTTGCGCTGACGGCGCTTGCCTTTGTTGTTGGTTTGCTTGTGATTCCGTTTGCTAAGGAGACTAAAGGGGAGGTTTTGCCGCAGTGATTCTATTGTGGCTTCGCGGCGTGGGCGGTTTGTTTGCCTGGCCTTTGCGCTGGCATCCGCGGTTTGCTTCTGCGCTGGCATCCGCGATTTGTTATCTAGCTTCACGCGTCGCCCCTGTGCGGGGCGGCACCTACTTTTCTTTGCCGCCGCGTAACTATTCAGCGCTTGTAAACTGCTACCAGGCTGTGCATAGTGAGGGACATGACGAAGATGCCCGACCTCAAGGACCTGACACCGGAGCAGAAGGACGCACTCATCGTTGATCTGGTGAGGCGTCTGAACGAGCTCGAGGCAAAGCTTGAGAAGGACAGTCATAACTCCAGCAAGCCGCCGTCAAGCGATGGTCCAAGGCGCAAGCCGAAGTCATTGCGCGGCACGAGCGGGGCCAGGCCTGGCGCGCAACCGGGGCACAAGGGCAAGACGCTCAAACGCGTCGCGCAACCCGATCACATCGAGATTCACCCGGTGGCGCTGGTGTGCGATGCATGTGGCCAACGCATCGCAGCAGCCCGCGTGGCCGTGTTGCCCGAAGGCCGTCAGGTGATCGATTTGCCACCCACGCGCTTTGAGGTGACCGAGCATCGCGTGCAGATCGCGCAGTGCCGCTGCGGCAAGCATCACTCGGGCGCATTTCCCAAGGGCGTGAGCCAGGCGGTTCAGTACGGCCCCCAGATTCGCGCCGCAGCCGTCTATCTGACGCAATACCAGCAGTTGCCGGTTGCGCGCACCGCCCAGGCGCTGAAGGACCTGTTTGGTCTGCATGTGGTTACGGGAACCGTCCAGCACAGCATTGATCAGGCCGCGCAGTTACTGGTGCCAGCCGTTGAGCAGATCCGGCAGGCGCTACGCGGGCAACCCGTGGTGCATTTCGATGAGAGCTGCATGCGCGTGGGGCGCGAGTCCCGCTGGCTGCATGTCGCCTCGACGCACGCGTTGAGCTGGTATGGCGCGCACCGCAAGCGCGGCAGCGAGGCGCTGGACAGCTTCGGCATTCTTCCCGGCTTTAGGGGAGTCGCGGTCCATGACGGCTGGCGGCCGTATGCCGGCTATGAGTGTGAGCATGCGCTGTGCAATGCTCATCATCTGCGCGAACTGGTGTTTGTCCTGGAGTCCACGCAGCAACGCTGGGCCCAGCAGATGATTGACCTGCTTTGCCAGGCAAAGCGCGAGGTCGACCTCAGTCAGGCTGCAGGAAACACCTCGCTGAGTCAGGCGCGCCAACGCTATTACACACGGCGCAGCCGCGCCCTGATCGCCCAGGCACGCAAGCTCAATCCGCAGCAGGCACGTGAGTCCGGGCGCCGGGAACGCCGCGGCAGGATCAGGCAAAGCTTTACCTGCAACCTGCTCACACGGCTTCACAAGTATGCCGATGAGGTGTGGCGTTTCATTGCCGATCACCGCGTACCGTTCGACAACAACCAGGCCGAACGCGATATCCGCATGCCCAAACTCAAACAGAAGATCTCCGGGTGCTTCCGCTCGGAATCGGGTATGGAGGCGTTCTGCACGATCCGCTCCTACCTTGCCACCTTACGCAAGCAGAGCCGTTCGCTGATCGACGCGCTCGCCCTGGCCTTTACAGGAGTCGTCGTTTCGCCTCTGGTTACCGCTGAATAGTTACGCCGCCGCAAAGAAAAGTAGGCAAAAGAAAGCGGCTAACACCGCCAACATTTCTTCTTGCCTGAGGGCCCCCAAAGGGTCTTACGCCTCACACGGCAACGTCCTTGTTCGCGCGTGTTGCCAACGCTTCGAATAAGCGCATCACCCGCTTCAAATGCATTTGCACAGGCAAGCGGCAGCGAATGGTATGTGCCGCCCAGGTGGCAAACTGTGTGTAGGCTGTCGCGTTGTATAGCGTGGCGCTCTTACAGGGTGGAGCGCATGCGCTATCGGTTCGAAGTGAGGCGTGCGAGGCACTACGGCCTACACACAGTTTGCCACCTGGGCGGCGGTGGAACATCTGGCATGGCGTGCTGTGAACGCCGGTCTAAATCCGACACTAAACGACGGCGTTTCGGAATTGAGCCGTTAGACGACCTATTCTCGTTGAGCAGTGTGTGGGGAACACGTACAGCAGGGTATCGATGACGCTTTGTGCGTCGTAAGGAGCCCGTAGGGCGAGTGCAGACGCGCAAAGCGCGTTGAGGATGACGGCGGGGAGCGGTTGCGGTAGAAAGGCGCAGCGCCGAAGAAACCACTGGCGCGACACCGGTAAACCGCCAAGTTCACCCCGGAGTCGCGCCACACAAGTCGCAATGCAAAGCCACGGGGCTTAACAGAGGAGCGCGTGCAGCCGCAGTATTCCACGGCTCGTGCGCCCCTGTCTATCGCATTGTCTTCGGCGTTCTACGGGGATCGCCGATGACCGAAGGCAATGCCGGTGGCATGCTGCCCACGGGCCGTTTCTTCCTGTGCGCCCGCTGCCGCACGCAGGTGTTCATTTGCCGCCGATGTGATCGAGGCCAGATCTATTGCGCCGGCGGCTGTGCGCAAGCAGCCCGGCGCGCCAGCTTGCGCGAAGCGGCTCAACGTTACCAGCGCTCTCGCCGCGGGCGTCTTGCCCATGCGCAGCGCGCCCGTCGCTATCGGGCGCAACGCAATAAAGTGACGCATCACGGTTCACCTGCGACGGCGCCCAGTGCTCTACTGCCAGCGGACTCGATGCACGCCGCTGGCACTCATCGTCGCGTCACAACCTCGGTACCGGCGACGAAGCATTGCCACCTATGCGGCTGTGCCTGTTCGCCGTTCGTGCGCCTTGGCCCGTTGCGCCGTCGAGCTCCTCATTGCATCTACCGATTCCGAGGAGGCTCTGACGGTGACGATTGACGCTGAACTCGAAGCCCATAT
Protein-coding regions in this window:
- the mdcE gene encoding biotin-independent malonate decarboxylase subunit gamma; its protein translation is MSDTVLTRGMRWFRALAGDTSTAAPVWSGEASLGDETAAFFSVVPDPDNRFPRARDNVVGLEQGWKLAQAVREAVARDASSEHKRPIVAIVDVKSQAYGYREETLGIHLACASAVDAYASARDAGHPVVALIVGPAMSGAFLAHGYQANRIVALDAPGTMVHAMGKEAAARVTRRTVEDLDKLGETITPMSYTMASFAKLGLLDTLIEGVDADEPTQAQIESVRGVLAEAAKSARSDTRGLSRRLESDTAKKTRAASIEVRRRLAEQWDAA
- a CDS encoding biotin-independent malonate decarboxylase subunit beta, with amino-acid sequence MSTVTTHNPPSMPVLRDSFIELTARERARALLDAGTFRELLGPFDRIESPWLPLQGIVCQADDGAVIARGTIDGQPAVIAAIESAFQGGSIGEVSGSKIAAALELALRDCERGKIVRPVVLFETGGVRLQEANLGLAVIAEMQAAIVALRRYVPVVGVIAGMVGCFGGMSLAAGLCSYLIATKQGRLGMNGPEVIEQEAGIEELDSSDRRRVWQMIGGEQRTATGLADALVDDDAHAVQAAVRDAFARGVPAAHRTEQVAEYLERLARIDPADVTPETMRDVFKPNEAATPRKEQ
- a CDS encoding malonate decarboxylase subunit delta; translated protein: MEQMTFDYPAQRAITTRSHVGVVGSGDLEVLLSPAGAMQATVTVRTSVDGYGHIWKSVLDRFFTRYDGAAQIEINDFGATPGVVALRLAEAIEAAEDGASS
- a CDS encoding triphosphoribosyl-dephospho-CoA synthase, with product MALPYAIPLDAGTLQRANARCLPRVDAAPCDATLARFAVESLIEEAQLTPKPALVDGRGSGAHRDLDLPLMLRSARSLEPSFAALARASRGRLPSATLRAELAQIGRAGELDMMRATNGSNAHRGAIWIVGLLVAGAAIADDDDDNTLRELLPYERTHSHAARVCELGAQIACFPDRFAAPADSHGERVRQRFNVGGARQEAQDGFPHVIGVGLPALRAARSTGIGENAARVDTLLAIMASLDDTCLLHRAGLAGLHAGQRGARAVLAAGGVTTAAGRAAFDTLETDLLSLNASPGGAADLLAATLFIDKLARHAPAGAEN
- the mdcA gene encoding malonate decarboxylase subunit alpha encodes the protein MNQRIESTRLELAQSTGAPAGSSAARSWTTKRDEKQRRLAAIEPWLEGGILPAHRIVDALETLIRPGDRVALEGDNQKQADFLSRSFAKVDPQKVHDVHLLISSISRPEHLTLFERNIAHKVDFAFAGPQSLRVAQLLEDGQLEIGAIYTYVELYARMFVDLTPNVALLCAEKADRHGNLYTGPNTEDTPTIAEAAAFRHGIVIVQVNEIVDELPRVDIPASWVDVVVEADRPFAVEPLFTRDPRHIGDLQVLTAMMVIKGIYEPYGVTSLNHGIGFDTAAIELLLPTYGESLGLKGKICRNWTLNPHPTLIPAIESGWVESVHCFGSEVGMEAYVEARPDVFFTGSDGTLRSNRVLCQLAGQYGVDLFIGSTLQIDGDANSSTVTRGRLAGFGGAPNMGHDPRGRRHSSEAWLKLLKDEGPMSRGKKLVVQLAETYKKGGEPTFVDELDAVAVGAKSGMPIAPVMIYGDDVSHVVTEEGIAHLHKAEGVEERRAAVAAVAGVTPIGLRAKPEKTAELRRRGIVAYPEDLGIRRGEAKRSLLAARSIDDLVTWSGGLYTPPARFRSW
- a CDS encoding GntR family transcriptional regulator produces the protein MNNATGGFPLDSAPRVPLLPTAHEPRPSTSRVIAEALRTAIVEGALEPGAPLRQDAIARHFSVSAIPVREALRQLESEGWVKVELNKGATVARLSPAEAREIYEIRSALESLAITLAIPNHTPESLREAAALCKAAESEPDPTLYVARNEAFHTALYAPANRPQLAEMIAALHRRGERYLRLKFGLPAYKGESDAEHLDILSAVERKDIAAAQSLISAHLLGTGELVYRFLTERAQAEAAAATPRRKRGRPARTPTTIGS
- a CDS encoding MFS transporter; protein product: MLNSSITDRAGTVRQKTPLNRSQIAGFWGAWAGWTLDGMDSFIYALVLTPALTELLPRSGYAATPANVGLAGSILFALFLVGWGLSFIWGPLADRFGRTKVLAGTIFTFAIFTGLSATAHNVWELGIYRFIAGVGIGGEWALAGTYVAEAWPEDRRKMGAGYLQTGYYAGFFLAAALNYTIGVHFGWRAMFLTGAVPVVVAIMILTRVKESDKWQRAEARDVARVSPMREIFGPTYRRRTWVMCALLTIAIIGLWAGAVYEPSAVIQLATRAGMARPEALKMASIATGLLSIGTILGCLALPPLAERFGRKKTLAVYFAGMAVAIIGSFGWAFYLPNGLAPFIAWLFVLGFFGGNFALFSLWLPELFETRVRATAFAFCTSFGRFVGAGVNFLLGAAVLSMHTLGVPVALTALAFVVGLLVIPFAKETKGEVLPQ
- a CDS encoding IS66 family transposase; this translates as MTKMPDLKDLTPEQKDALIVDLVRRLNELEAKLEKDSHNSSKPPSSDGPRRKPKSLRGTSGARPGAQPGHKGKTLKRVAQPDHIEIHPVALVCDACGQRIAAARVAVLPEGRQVIDLPPTRFEVTEHRVQIAQCRCGKHHSGAFPKGVSQAVQYGPQIRAAAVYLTQYQQLPVARTAQALKDLFGLHVVTGTVQHSIDQAAQLLVPAVEQIRQALRGQPVVHFDESCMRVGRESRWLHVASTHALSWYGAHRKRGSEALDSFGILPGFRGVAVHDGWRPYAGYECEHALCNAHHLRELVFVLESTQQRWAQQMIDLLCQAKREVDLSQAAGNTSLSQARQRYYTRRSRALIAQARKLNPQQARESGRRERRGRIRQSFTCNLLTRLHKYADEVWRFIADHRVPFDNNQAERDIRMPKLKQKISGCFRSESGMEAFCTIRSYLATLRKQSRSLIDALALAFTGVVVSPLVTAE